CTCCTCGGCGGTGGCATCCTGGTACTGTTGGTACTCAGACACCAAGTCGTTCATGTTGGACTCAGCCTCGGTGAACTCCATCTCGTCCATACCCTCGCCAGTGTACCAATGCAAGAAAGCCTTACGACGGAACATAGCGGTGAACTGCTCGGAGACACGCTTGAAGAGCTCCTGGATGGCGGTGCTGTTACCAATGAAGGTAGCAGACATCTTAAGACCACGTGGTGGGATGTCACAGACAGCGGTCTTGACGTTGTTGGGGATCCATTCAACGAAGTAGCTGCTGTTCTTGTTCTGGACGTTGAGGAGCTGTTCGTCGACCTCCTTCATGGACATACGCCCACGGAACATGGCGGCGACGGTCAGATAACGTCCGTGACGAGGATCACAGGCAGCCATCATGTTCTTGGCATCAAACATCTGTTGGGTCAGTTCTGGGACGGTAAGAGCCCTGTACTGCTGGCTACCACGGGATGTTAGAGGGGCAAAACCAGGCATGAAGAAATGGAGACGGGGGAAGGGAACCATGTTGACAGCCAATTTACGAAGATCGGAGTTCAATTGACCGGGGAATCGGAGACAGGTGGTGACACCGGACATGGTGGCGGAGACGAGATGGTTCAAGTCACCGTAGGTTGGTGTTGTTAGTTTAAGGGTACGGAAGCAGATATCGTAGAGAGCTTCATTATCGATACAATAGGTCTCGTCAGTGTTCTCAACAAGCTGATGGACGGAGAGGGTGGCGTTGTAGGGCTCGACGACAGTGTCGGACACCTGAAGACAGAAAATTATCATGATAAATACCTTGACGAAAACAGCTCAACTGGCAACACTactttcaaatttatttcttttaatttcttcaagtaaaaacaccatatatgatatatcattTACTTGTTTGCGATAACATTTTTCATCTtatagaaaagataaaaaaaaagttcatcATTAAATGCATACCTTTGGTGATGGCACAATGGAGAAAGTGTTCATGATTCTGTCTGGGTATTCTTCACGGATTTTGGAGATGAGAAGGGTTCCCATGCCGGAGCCGGTACCACCACCAAGAGAATGTGTGAGTTGGAATCCCTGAAGACAATCACAGCTTTCAGCTTCTTTGCGCACAACATCAAGAACAGAGTCTACGAGCTCAGCACCTTCTGTGTAATGTCCCTTTGCCCAGTTGTTTCCAGCACCGCTCTGTCCAAACACAAAGTTGTCTGGTCGGAAAATCTGTCCGAAAGGCCCTGATCGTACGGAGTCCATGGTTCCAGGCTCCAGATCCACAAGCACGGCACGGGGCACATATTTACCACCTGTTCAAAATAATCATCGATACAACAATCAGTAAGGAGTGACGATTCCTtatggaaatatatttacagCTGTAATTATGAGGGTGTATCATCTGCATTGGTATTTTATAACTGTCAtgtcatcaatgtataaactttTGTGTTAAGTTTCTATAGTAACCAGtaaatgacgtcacactgaCCTGTAGCCTCGTTGTAGTAAACGTTGATTCTCTCGAGCTGAAGATCGGAATCCCCGTGGTAGGTACCTGTGGGGTCAATGCCATGCTCGTCGGAGATGACCTCCCAGAACTACAACACAAAAACGACTTAGATAAGAGACAGTTGCCTCTGTTTATAATATCTACAAGATAGGAATTCGTTAAAACACTAGACAGGTACTTGGGTATAAAATAAGTTGTCTGCatattttaacacaatttgCATATTCTATTTGTTTTAATAGACATGATCATTTCAAGTTTCAGTTCCCGAGACAGGGACAAATATTTCCTAGGCGAGAAACAGAGTATCAGGTTTTGTAATTATGCATGTCAAACAAAGACATAAGTCGATCGTTCTGGAATATACACAATTAAGATATGTCATTATCAAGTGGACATCGCCGGCTGTAAAGCTAAGGCTTATCCACAATGAGATATGGCGATCTGATAAAAGTATCAGATAACACATCTTAATTACAGCCTATACACCCGGGTATAGTCAGGACACAACTGATGTGTGACTCCTACACACATAGCGGGTAATATACACCCAAATACGTCACAGGATAACCCCTGTTATAAAGGACATTGTGTCCTTACTCAATTAGACATTTCCTACCATAGTCTTAGCAGCTTTACATTAATCAAATGTTTTgctattttcaatttttttttgtaaacgtTAACAATTTTAAGTAAGTAAAATTCcaaatgacattttatattaattttcaaatcaagaaaataaaaccaatataatcgaaatacattaattatcgttgttaatgttttttgaagaatgataataTCCAATATCGAATAACtaagaataaaatgaaataaaatttctgtCGGAAAAGAAATTTTTTAGACCCTGAAGCCTGACCCCGGGGACATCTCAGCCCGGGGGTACTTACCTTGGCACCGATCTGGTTGCCGCATTGGCCAGCCTGGATGTGTACGATTTCCCTCATGTTTGTAGTTGCGTGCGACTCCTGTGTGTTTCTGTGTCTCCCGGGGTGTCCGCGAGGCCTTAAATACCCCCCAGATTTACCCGATAACCCTGCTACCGGAGGCCAATCAGCAGTGTCGAAGATCCCGCGATAACACAGCTACCCCGCTCCATAACAATCCACATATCTTCATTCTGTCTTGTCCCCCAGAAATTGTGTTTAGTTAtgactatacatatgtacacacaAGTACAATAGGATCTGGTCGTCAAGACGCATGCATACTCTAACAGATCATAAAGGCGATAGGGGACCAGATCTGTGTCCAAAAACACAATGATTACAAAAGTTAGTATTTTATCTGCAGATATACAACATATAGCAACACGCCTTTCCCACCAAAACATGTGTCAACATCGAACACAAGTGGCTGTTTAATACCATAACTTTATACCAATAAATAGATATCGATTTTCAACTGGCCCTTATGTTACAATATCTGTATTCTGAGATTTGTACAAATCCaagcatttttttcttttatcaagaatgtcttttgcaataaaatgatatattaatcTATTTGCCGTGTAGCTTGAGAATGCCCATAAGCCATTGATAGTATTCGATGTACATTTAACATTACCTTGTAAACAGctattatatcaaatatgtagCAGATACATAATATGTcacaatatataatttattacgAGTGTGCAGTTGCATTTTTACACAACATACTGCCATATGCTTAATCATTTGTTCTAATATATGGTGGAAAAAACTGCTTCAATGATGGAGTCAGTCTTTATTtgaaatcttattttaataaaaattaaaaaatatatatattaatgtaccAAAATGTGTCAGGTATTAACATACCTAGCCGAAAACCTTGGAATTGTATCTCAAAAGCTATTTCAGATAGCATATCAAGCTATTAAACATTATGCGGATTGTTATCgaaatgatattgaaatatcaATCTAATAACATGCACATAAAGAATATGATTACTGCTTTCCAGACTGAACCTTAATTTCTCGACATTTAATGATAATGGGAGACAAATTCTCAATGTTCTCTTTAATATATATGGTGGTTTGATTGTTCAATGTTTTGTTCATTCTGCATTTTCgtttaaaaatgcatttgacCAAACGTAACCCTATATTAATGTTACAGATGTCGTCAATGTAGCAGAGACaaacagaactgtataatgtttTTCCTTGGTAAGTATGGAGAAGTAATTTTGCAATCGTATTCCCCCTGCCTTTGCCAGATACAATGTAACGAACATTGTGTTACATGGGAGTAAGTATGCTAGCTCCACCTCATTTAAGGTATAGTTCGGGTTTTAAATTGACAAACAATCAAACATGGGTTCAATGATCAACTAAATTCATAAAGAATTTCATAAAAACCCAGGTAAAGGTACAAAGAGCTCCCAACCATGTAGTGTAGTATGGTAGAATGTTAAACCACATTAAAACACACGCGAGTCAGTAAGACCGGTCTGATTGTGTTCATGTGTTAaactagagagtcagtaagacaggtctgattgtgttacactagagagtcagtaagacaggtctgattgtgttacactagagagtcagtaagacaggtctgattgtgttacactagagagtcagtaagacaggtctgattgtgttacactagagagtcagtaagacaggtctgattgtgttacactagagagtcagtaagacaggtctgattgtgttacactagagagtcagtaagacaggtctgattgtgttacactagagagtcagtaagaccggtctgattgtgttacactagagagtcagtaagacaggtctgattgtgttacactagagagtcagtaagacaggtctgattgtgttacactagagagtcagtaagacaggtctgattgtgttacactagagagtcagtaagacaggactgactgtgttacactagagagtcagtaagacaggtctgattgtgttacactagagagtcattatgacaggtgtgactgtgttacactagagagtcagtaagatCGGTCTGATTGTGTTCAAATGTTAAACTAGAGAAtcagtaagacaggtctgattgtgttatactagagagtcagtaagacaggtgtgactgtgttacactagagagtcagtaagatCGGTCTGATTGTGTTCAAATGTTAaactagagagtcagtaagacaggtctgattgtgttacactagagagtcagtaagatCGGTCTAATTGTGTTCAAATGTTAAACTAGAGAGTTAGTAAGACCGgactgattgtgttacactagagagtcagtaagacaggtctgattgtgtgacactagagagtcagtaagacaggtctgattgtgttacactagagagtcagtaagacaggactgattgtgttacactagagagtcagtatgACCAGATGCTGcttgtgttacactagagagtcagtaagacaggtctgattgtgttacactagagagtcagtaagacaggtctgattgtgttacactagagagtcagtaagacaggtctgattgtgttacactagagattcagtaagacaggtctgattgtgttacactagagagtcagtaagaccggtctgattgtgttacactagagagtcagtaagaaCAGACTGATTGtattacactagagagtcagtaagacaggtctgattgtgttacactagagagtcagtaagacaggtctgattgtgttacattAGAGAGTCAGTATGACCAga
This portion of the Argopecten irradians isolate NY chromosome 6, Ai_NY, whole genome shotgun sequence genome encodes:
- the LOC138325005 gene encoding tubulin beta-4B chain-like, with protein sequence MREIVHIQAGQCGNQIGAKFWEVISDEHGIDPTGTYHGDSDLQLERINVYYNEATGGKYVPRAVLVDLEPGTMDSVRSGPFGQIFRPDNFVFGQSGAGNNWAKGHYTEGAELVDSVLDVVRKEAESCDCLQGFQLTHSLGGGTGSGMGTLLISKIREEYPDRIMNTFSIVPSPKVSDTVVEPYNATLSVHQLVENTDETYCIDNEALYDICFRTLKLTTPTYGDLNHLVSATMSGVTTCLRFPGQLNSDLRKLAVNMVPFPRLHFFMPGFAPLTSRGSQQYRALTVPELTQQMFDAKNMMAACDPRHGRYLTVAAMFRGRMSMKEVDEQLLNVQNKNSSYFVEWIPNNVKTAVCDIPPRGLKMSATFIGNSTAIQELFKRVSEQFTAMFRRKAFLHWYTGEGMDEMEFTEAESNMNDLVSEYQQYQDATAEEEGEFEEEEAEDA